One part of the Clostridium thermosuccinogenes genome encodes these proteins:
- a CDS encoding DUF3502 domain-containing protein: MKKKLEVISLMLVLLLSFSLIITGCGKSDEKPDTKGTADQTGTTTETSTTTTEDITAEHVKLKMYFLGEPQPDNEKVFAEISKKLTEKINAELEPAYLSWGDWDKRYSLLFSSGEDFDMIYTANWAFYSETASKGGFYELTKEMLETYCPLTMQNLPSAAWSGTQIKGKNYMIPNNNYFANHYGVIIRGDLREKYGLPEIKTIEDVEKFMDEVLKNEKGMIPLNVSRDNCEMLMRAMVMYPNERYYIAGGTTGTLTYDITDPKVFDLKPYYEMTGYVDFLKRMHEWNKKGYLSKSDLTTANTERFEAGKSAVRFDNIGAANTLWQMAKKDHPDWKIEYVNLLEGKKLGSAGFTGNGCAFNARTKNIERALMAADLLNYDPDINFLINYGIPGVHHKIAGTTKVGEREFLKVEAIDANGFGGISNWCFANAPVLPTESFPGYAELTASYFYDQISYHPLDGFPFVTDAVNTEIANTTPIIQEYIPIMYMGFNDDPEKTLNEFIEKIKAAGIDKINEEITNQAKVIFDAAQ, encoded by the coding sequence ATGAAGAAGAAGTTGGAAGTGATCAGTTTAATGCTTGTTTTGCTTCTGTCTTTTTCACTTATTATTACGGGCTGTGGTAAAAGTGATGAAAAGCCGGATACGAAAGGAACTGCAGACCAGACCGGTACAACTACGGAAACTTCAACTACAACTACTGAAGACATAACAGCAGAACATGTTAAACTCAAGATGTATTTCCTGGGAGAACCTCAGCCGGACAATGAAAAAGTATTTGCAGAAATAAGCAAAAAACTTACGGAAAAGATTAATGCAGAACTTGAGCCGGCCTATCTTTCATGGGGTGATTGGGATAAGAGATATTCATTGTTGTTTTCTTCAGGTGAAGACTTTGATATGATTTATACAGCAAACTGGGCGTTTTATTCTGAGACAGCTTCAAAAGGAGGCTTTTACGAGCTTACTAAGGAGATGCTTGAAACCTACTGCCCACTGACAATGCAAAACCTTCCTAGTGCTGCATGGTCCGGAACTCAAATAAAAGGGAAAAATTACATGATTCCCAATAATAACTACTTTGCCAATCACTATGGCGTCATAATAAGAGGGGATCTGCGTGAAAAGTATGGGCTCCCTGAGATTAAAACAATTGAAGACGTTGAAAAATTCATGGATGAAGTGTTAAAGAACGAAAAGGGAATGATTCCTCTTAATGTTTCCAGGGATAATTGCGAGATGCTGATGCGTGCAATGGTAATGTATCCTAATGAACGTTACTATATCGCCGGAGGAACTACAGGAACTCTAACATATGACATTACTGATCCTAAGGTGTTTGATCTTAAGCCCTATTATGAAATGACTGGTTATGTAGATTTTCTGAAGCGGATGCATGAATGGAATAAAAAAGGCTATCTTTCAAAAAGCGATCTGACTACTGCCAACACAGAAAGATTCGAGGCAGGCAAAAGTGCAGTTAGGTTTGATAATATAGGAGCTGCTAATACTCTCTGGCAGATGGCAAAAAAAGACCATCCTGACTGGAAAATTGAATATGTAAACCTTCTGGAAGGAAAGAAACTTGGTTCTGCAGGATTTACAGGCAACGGTTGTGCTTTTAACGCAAGAACCAAGAATATAGAAAGAGCTTTAATGGCCGCTGATTTATTGAATTATGATCCCGACATCAATTTCTTAATCAACTATGGTATTCCAGGAGTACATCATAAAATAGCAGGAACCACTAAAGTTGGAGAACGTGAGTTCCTTAAGGTTGAAGCGATTGATGCCAATGGTTTTGGAGGTATCAGTAATTGGTGCTTTGCAAATGCTCCGGTGCTCCCGACTGAATCCTTCCCTGGGTATGCTGAGCTTACTGCAAGTTATTTCTATGATCAAATTTCATACCATCCACTTGATGGTTTCCCATTTGTGACAGATGCGGTAAATACTGAAATTGCAAATACTACACCAATTATTCAAGAGTACATACCTATAATGTACATGGGCTTTAATGATGATCCTGAAAAGACTCTGAATGAGTTTATAGAAAAGATCAAAGCAGCAGGCATAGACAAAATTAATGAAGAGATCACAAATCAGGCTAAAGTCATATTTGATGCAGCACAATAA
- a CDS encoding carbohydrate-binding protein: MSKSIKTWAVLLTAALVFQVFSFLVPQQAKAEGNIYYVATTGNDNNSGSKDEPFLTIQKAMDVASPGDTVYIRGGTYYITSPITITKSGEAGKPITLAAYPGETPVIDGQNKYPDFNFATYTYNGQTYEHSWEPLIKILASHIVVDGLEITRSYGKGIEAGNVTGEIRYSDITVKNCKIHHNWATALEFEHLDNSLADNNEIWQNNIFAPFDRRPEDVRWPVILLIATCSHTTVQNNKIYNNWGEAIGIWSNFRTPSQISKYITVQDNEVFDNYAVEIYIDHGAYVTVQRNLVYKTGDTTFYRDGAPCAGILISDELYGDGTPPVGHHRKIINNFAKGNLSNIAYWYQGVEGSALNNDLIAHNTLVDAYNDGIYIAAADHINTRIENNIIKQSSGNLVRTEQDPELHFSHNCWSGSVSGIASSANDVIGDPKLTGGALGENYFKLKSDSPCIGAGKEITSDVPYDYFNNLRSDPDIGAHEYNGSSPTPTPVMLFSDDFEDGYANGWTTNYGTFSVVNDGSNKAYYSSESVGGANSYAGESTWDDYTVEAKIKVDSWEGTNSRAGIVARRQNSSNYYHMFYSKSDSKISIYKLQGANHTLLASSNVIPAPSTGVYHTYKFEVSGNILKAYLDGQLMATATDDTFTTGNIACYTHFQKAFFDDIKVEGQGVSPEPDYLFKEAESYDSKLGDLIALNSTTVGASGDAYVGWTQNNDYLVFSNIDLSKIDSVETRTATIYDDSTIEFRAGSPTGTLLGIINVPNTGSWAAVDKWATASAEFSDASGIQDIYVVFKRSGSGVADIDWIKFYLNSDTPVSGNLLANPGFESGSEDWDLWENASIVTNNAYSGSRCVRIGTGIGGFSHSTITSGVYENTNYYIEAWGKADSGNNIYVYVDCRNSSGTTIQSFTMPIFNSTSYVKNSLQFTTPAGTTQIAVWTWKNGTSGYVYMDDFLLRQD, encoded by the coding sequence ATGTCAAAAAGTATAAAAACATGGGCGGTCTTATTGACAGCCGCATTGGTATTCCAGGTGTTTTCATTTTTAGTTCCACAACAGGCAAAAGCAGAAGGGAACATCTACTATGTTGCAACAACAGGTAATGACAATAATTCAGGATCAAAAGACGAGCCTTTTCTTACCATACAGAAGGCAATGGATGTGGCATCTCCAGGAGACACTGTATACATAAGGGGAGGTACATATTATATTACCTCACCGATTACCATTACTAAGTCAGGAGAAGCTGGTAAACCTATCACGCTTGCTGCATATCCTGGTGAGACTCCTGTGATCGACGGACAGAATAAATATCCTGATTTCAATTTTGCAACATATACTTATAACGGACAAACTTATGAACATTCCTGGGAACCGTTGATAAAGATCCTGGCAAGCCATATAGTAGTTGATGGACTTGAAATAACGAGGTCATATGGTAAAGGTATCGAAGCAGGTAATGTTACAGGTGAAATAAGATACTCGGATATTACTGTAAAGAACTGTAAAATACATCATAACTGGGCTACCGCGCTGGAATTTGAGCACCTTGACAACTCCCTGGCTGATAACAATGAAATATGGCAGAATAACATATTTGCACCCTTCGACAGAAGGCCGGAAGATGTAAGATGGCCGGTTATTTTATTGATCGCAACCTGCAGCCATACTACTGTCCAGAATAACAAGATTTATAACAACTGGGGTGAAGCAATAGGCATTTGGTCAAACTTCAGAACGCCTTCACAGATATCGAAATATATAACCGTACAGGATAATGAGGTTTTTGACAACTATGCCGTTGAAATATATATAGATCATGGTGCGTATGTCACAGTACAGAGAAACTTGGTATATAAAACCGGCGATACAACCTTTTACAGGGATGGTGCGCCTTGTGCCGGAATTCTGATATCCGATGAGCTTTATGGAGACGGTACACCCCCTGTAGGTCATCACAGAAAAATTATAAATAACTTTGCAAAAGGCAACCTTTCCAACATAGCATACTGGTATCAGGGAGTTGAAGGATCAGCTTTAAATAACGACTTAATTGCTCACAACACATTGGTTGATGCATATAATGACGGCATATACATTGCTGCAGCTGATCATATAAATACAAGAATTGAAAACAACATCATAAAGCAAAGCAGCGGCAATTTAGTGAGGACCGAACAGGATCCGGAACTGCATTTTTCTCATAACTGTTGGTCCGGAAGTGTTTCAGGAATTGCATCCAGTGCTAATGATGTTATAGGTGATCCTAAATTAACAGGTGGAGCCTTAGGAGAAAACTATTTCAAACTTAAGAGCGATTCTCCATGTATTGGTGCTGGGAAAGAAATTACCTCGGATGTGCCGTATGACTACTTCAATAATTTAAGGTCAGATCCGGACATTGGGGCTCACGAATATAATGGTTCATCACCAACACCTACTCCAGTAATGCTATTTAGTGATGATTTCGAGGACGGATATGCTAATGGCTGGACAACAAATTATGGTACATTTTCAGTTGTAAATGACGGAAGCAATAAAGCGTATTATTCCAGTGAATCTGTTGGAGGAGCAAATTCATATGCCGGCGAGAGTACGTGGGATGATTATACAGTTGAGGCAAAGATAAAAGTCGACAGCTGGGAGGGCACCAACTCAAGAGCTGGTATAGTAGCAAGGCGCCAGAATTCCAGTAATTATTATCATATGTTTTATAGCAAAAGTGATTCTAAAATAAGCATATATAAATTGCAGGGTGCAAATCATACACTACTGGCATCTTCAAATGTGATTCCAGCACCGTCCACAGGTGTTTATCATACATACAAATTCGAGGTCAGCGGTAACATACTAAAAGCATATCTGGATGGCCAGCTGATGGCTACGGCAACAGACGACACATTCACTACTGGAAACATAGCTTGCTATACACACTTTCAGAAAGCATTCTTCGATGACATAAAAGTTGAAGGACAGGGGGTATCCCCTGAACCAGATTACCTGTTCAAGGAAGCGGAAAGCTACGATTCAAAATTAGGAGACTTGATTGCGCTTAACAGTACGACTGTAGGGGCAAGCGGAGATGCATATGTAGGATGGACACAAAACAATGATTATCTGGTATTCAGCAATATTGATCTTTCGAAAATAGACTCGGTTGAAACAAGAACAGCAACAATATATGACGATTCAACCATTGAATTCAGAGCGGGAAGCCCCACAGGAACACTCCTTGGGATCATAAACGTACCCAATACAGGCAGCTGGGCGGCTGTGGACAAGTGGGCAACTGCTTCTGCAGAGTTTTCTGACGCATCAGGGATTCAGGACATTTATGTAGTATTCAAACGCAGCGGAAGTGGAGTGGCCGACATTGACTGGATAAAATTCTATCTAAATTCTGATACGCCAGTATCAGGCAATCTGTTAGCCAATCCGGGATTTGAATCCGGCAGCGAAGACTGGGATCTTTGGGAAAACGCTTCTATCGTTACCAATAATGCATACAGTGGTTCAAGATGTGTAAGAATTGGCACGGGGATAGGCGGGTTTTCACATAGTACGATAACTTCAGGAGTTTATGAAAATACAAATTATTACATTGAAGCATGGGGAAAAGCAGATAGCGGGAACAACATTTATGTGTATGTTGATTGTAGGAACTCAAGCGGTACTACTATTCAAAGCTTTACGATGCCGATTTTCAATTCGACTTCCTATGTGAAAAATTCTTTACAGTTTACAACACCTGCCGGCACGACGCAAATTGCTGTGTGGACATGGAAAAATGGCACATCGGGTTATGTTTATATGGATGATTTTCTTTTGAGGCAGGATTGA
- a CDS encoding DUF6298 domain-containing protein, translated as MLKCEKTIGEPVKLHPENKRYFYYNGKPMVLITSGEDYGSILNLDFNYSIYLDELKSHRLNHARVFSGVYREIPGVSFNVEGNAIAPLKGRYICPWARSSKPGADDGGNLYDLDVWNEEYFKRLKDFMRQAQDKGIIVEFVLFCTFYFNYFGNDLWQICPLNNRNNINGTEEVEAHEVYKLRNKRLMEYQEKMVSKLVHELNEFDNLFYEVLNEPWNDNIDMEWQQHIVKLIVSEEAMLPKKHLISMDVACGFEKIKEPYENVSIYNFHYASSSTAIENQHLNKVIGYNETGFCGQDDYIYRTQAWEFMLSGGALFNNIDYSFSPGFEDGTFKYGPNQPGGGSKQLRKQLGILKTFLDSLDFIHMTPDNSPVIKLYANCPSLYMMHDDGNQYAGYIRAYGIISISLDVPAGIYTVEWIDPVSGSILKSEERFSDDGVLNLEAPNGMYNELAFKVLRKQQKEAL; from the coding sequence GTGCTGAAATGTGAAAAGACGATTGGGGAGCCTGTAAAGTTACATCCTGAGAACAAGCGGTATTTCTATTATAACGGTAAGCCGATGGTGCTGATCACATCCGGTGAAGATTATGGTTCAATATTGAACCTTGATTTCAATTATTCCATTTATCTTGACGAACTTAAAAGTCATAGATTAAACCATGCCAGGGTATTTTCAGGTGTTTACAGGGAAATACCGGGTGTTTCTTTCAATGTGGAGGGAAATGCTATCGCACCTCTGAAAGGACGATACATCTGCCCCTGGGCTCGCAGCAGCAAACCTGGCGCGGATGACGGAGGAAATCTGTATGATCTGGATGTCTGGAATGAAGAGTATTTTAAGCGTCTAAAGGATTTTATGCGACAGGCCCAGGACAAAGGAATTATAGTTGAATTTGTCCTGTTTTGCACTTTCTATTTTAATTACTTTGGTAATGACCTATGGCAGATATGTCCATTGAATAATCGCAATAACATAAACGGAACTGAGGAAGTAGAAGCGCATGAAGTATATAAACTCCGAAATAAAAGGCTGATGGAATATCAAGAAAAGATGGTTTCAAAGCTTGTACATGAGTTGAATGAATTTGATAATCTGTTCTATGAAGTTCTGAATGAGCCATGGAACGATAATATTGACATGGAATGGCAGCAGCATATTGTAAAACTGATTGTTTCTGAAGAAGCAATGCTTCCGAAGAAACATTTAATATCAATGGATGTAGCCTGCGGATTTGAGAAAATCAAGGAACCATATGAAAATGTATCAATATATAATTTTCATTATGCTTCTTCGTCGACGGCTATTGAAAACCAGCATTTGAACAAGGTCATAGGTTATAATGAGACCGGTTTTTGCGGACAGGATGATTATATCTACCGCACTCAAGCCTGGGAGTTTATGCTTTCAGGAGGAGCTCTTTTCAATAACATTGATTATTCCTTTTCCCCCGGTTTCGAGGACGGAACTTTTAAGTATGGACCTAATCAGCCTGGAGGCGGAAGCAAGCAATTAAGAAAACAATTGGGAATATTGAAGACTTTTCTTGATTCTCTTGATTTTATTCATATGACACCTGATAACTCACCGGTAATAAAGCTTTATGCAAACTGTCCATCATTGTATATGATGCATGACGATGGTAATCAATATGCAGGGTATATAAGAGCTTATGGTATCATCTCCATATCTCTTGATGTTCCAGCAGGAATTTATACAGTAGAATGGATAGACCCTGTGTCCGGAAGTATATTGAAGTCTGAAGAAAGATTTAGTGACGATGGTGTATTGAACTTGGAAGCTCCAAATGGCATGTATAATGAACTGGCTTTTAAAGTCTTAAGAAAGCAGCAGAAGGAGGCACTATGA